In Nomia melanderi isolate GNS246 chromosome 4, iyNomMela1, whole genome shotgun sequence, the following are encoded in one genomic region:
- the LOC116428332 gene encoding uncharacterized protein LOC116428332 isoform X4, producing MLTRHAIIAESNQIAAVPINVVPTEDGRTLLAVTDKEGLLEIVSSPVTLVDHSGTAASLMDVKSLNGCLILHPSLFQINLEDVESSELEESKQSLQIEPDVHQRTKTRLSLDTIHHFLDDESLPREKSNGIHKEKPTAVAPKISSPGRPKKNASISLKAKESLRCEICQQEFTKQALYKKHMENHAQEKPHRCPKCSASFNVPTNFTLHMATHNTGDPKCPECGKKFARMASLKSHMLLHEKEENLFCTECEDVFSTKAQLDAHQKLHGERWTTEEARKCKLCNKQFRQPALYRLHIREHYRLQTKVVKQTKRGAKHKTVYKCTICLKSFQKPSQLMRHIRVHTGEKPFKCTVCDRAFTQKSSLQIHMWQHNGIRPHACELCNARFSQKGNLNAHIMRVHNVPEGEPIYGCNYCSCVFKKLGSLNGHMKRMHAEVNEDSVTVKNYESTDTMESDIRATVDSVITQLASLESNTDEIRKPENFVGNTLLSNVPTKKDILQQALRNSGLPSKNKTVCEGPSETKKLEARTNFVTLLDRAPDSGTRKYLTIKQRCVGNVRWYSCTFCHKEFKKPSDLIRHLRVHTQEKPFKCTHCYRSFALKSTMTAHERTHTNITKYSCGSCDETFTCHGSLVAHTRLHENSSECFDISAGNDNADIDTATNIGTRNDQLKVNGKSKKVPSKSESLASQVVLQEPLVISDSGNKICVVQIPSKKRVYDATVDPARPHKCWVCQAAFRKISHLKQHHRRHTGERPYRCTKCDRRFTSNSVLKSHLHTHEDSRPYGCSICTAKFSTQSSMKRHLVTHSNKRPFMCPYCHKTFKTYVNCRKHMKIHKHELAERQLEQQKLISQVQATNDLNSKENCGQGTSTELSCCAASIFSPNADDAALSVATDETGAGNIVAASSTFTDNLALSRLDPVEMSFQERMASNYSQTFSNQLQTITEEKEKMRPLLSTNCSSTTINQSVTEITVTNLENSQMLHIDESGSVTLPVYSTDQALTPESIQEIEDTLNQQLFNIGMNLNLGSDHSKQTCSASELQNVKIQHQQPALNVIYTSNNNSSNSNNAEQCGEQVFASQLDSFEMDHITLQPETEIALDNIGLDTNSSTSMASILPQNVKEERQLAVSVASPENLSSSRQASRYMQTVVLISEENLREKGIGASYNELEVHEPEKNSDRRQCVANDPTLLTEEFRRRTKVSKPQISLSSSSSSSSTSSSPLILNNQRVEIDAGQSCREESLLQCHMCSQQGFTATKLKEHLKVHRGKKEYQCTECSSRFYTNGGLNRHSKTHTNKQHWKCSLCDKYFDNRMQLRSHNKVHENFSWNATPSKINNNKDIPTLSEIRVAIVNESLNDIVVEDSDSAVSERVLLDTVAERKVMDRVGCVTTEKKEQKEYTNKCKYCPKTFRKPSDLIRHIRTHTGERPYKCDYCNKCFAVKCTLDSHTKVHTGKKTFRCHVCSSLFATKGSLKVHMRLHTGSKPFKCPICDSRFRTSGHRKVHLLKHAREHKGNLKRKQKHLKVAAVAEVAADIGKSDAKEKETYEEEEEATEQEQDNHYEQVPQVTEPEYSHLQAISVETTASCLADQITFEPEGSVPNNSSILSVNEGNQLVANLHFFLANGLVTIQTEESLLPQAASAANALHHSTVVADPMCASVISITPEASGNQDVTKETVRIEDTLKLSSPYQLQSSNCLLTDVATPTQMEPFPRLAVEKCLPASEKTPVKGSSSKKECDVCGKTFTKPCQVERHKRIHTGERPYKCDLCVKSFAQKSTLQMHQKHHTGDRPYPCPYCEYSFTQKGNLRTHMSRVHRLDTVDSRKMKYNRQSSHCKSPQANLADAKSLNLDDIPFIEFLK from the exons ATGTTGACACGACACGCTATAATCGCAGAATCTAATCAAATCGCAGCCGTGCCAATAAATGTTGTCCCCACCGAGGACGGCCGAACGCTGTTAGCGGTGACAG ACAAGGAGGGTTTGTTGGAAATTGTCTCAAGCCCGGTTACGCTTGTCGACCACAGTGGGACAGCCGCATCATTGATGGATGTGAAGAGTCTGAATGGTTGCTTGATATTACATCCG TCcctgtttcaaataaatttagaagATGTTGAGAGTTCAGAGCTCGAAGAGTCTAAGCAAAGTCTTCAAATCGAGCCTGATGTTCATCAAAGAACCAAAACCAGATTAAGTCTGGATACGATACATCATTTCCTTGACGATGAGTCTTTGCCAAGAGAAAAAAGCAATGGAATCCATAAGGAAAAGCCGACAGCTGTGGCTCCTAAAATAAGCAGCCCTGGAAGGCCCAAGAAGAATGCGTCAATATCattaaaa GCTAAAGAAAGTTTAAGATGTGAAATATGTCAGCAAGAATTTACGAAGCAAGCACTGTATAAGAAACACATGGAAAATCATGCACAAGAGAAACCGCATCGATGTCCAAAATGTTCAGCATCTTTCAATGTACCG ACTAACTTTACGCTTCATATGGCAACTCATAATACTGGTGACCCAAAGTGTCCTGAATGTGGTAAAAAGTTTGCAAGGATGGCCAGCTTGAAGTCTCATATGCTGTTACAcgagaaagaggaaaacttaTTCTGTACAGAATGTGAAGACGTTTTCTCAACTAAA GCTCAGTTAGATGCACATCAGAAGCTTCATGGAGAAAGGTGGACAACTGAAGAGGCAAGGAAATGTAAACTCTGTAATAAACAGTTTCGGCAGCCTGCACTGTATCGACTTCACATTCGCGAGCATTATCGG TTGCAGACAAAGGTAGTAAAGCAGACAAAACGGGGAGCAAAGCATAAAACGGTGTATAAATGTACAATATGTTTAAAGTCCTTCCAAAAACCGAGCCAATTAATGCGCCACATTCGAGTGCACACCGGTGAAAAGCCTTTTAAG TGCACAGTGTGCGACCGTGCCTTCACACAAAAGAGTTCTTTACAAATTCATATGTGGCAACACAATGGTATTCGACCACACGCTTGTGAGCTTTGTAACGCCAGATTTAGTCAAAAAG GTAATTTAAATGCTCATATAATGAGAGTTCACAATGTGCCAGAAGGAGAGCCTATATACGGATGCAATTATTGCTCATGTGTCTTTAAGAAGCTTGGTAGCTTGAACGGCCATATGAAACGCATGCACGCGGAAGTGAACGAG GACAGTGTCACGGTAAAAAATTACGAATCGACGGACACCATGGAATCAGATATTCGTGCCACCGTAGACAGTGTCATAACGCAGCTGGCCTCTCTAGAATCGAACACAGACGAGATTCGAAAACCGGAAAACTTTGTAGGGAATACGTTGTTGTCAAATGTCCCAACGAAGAAAGACATTCTGCAGCAAGCTCTGAGAAACAGTGGGCTTCCTAGTAAAAACAAAACTGTTTGCGAAG GTCCGTCGGAAACGAAAAAGTTGGAAGCGCGCACAAATTTCGTTACCTTGTTGGACCGAGCACCAGACAGCGGCACCAG aaagtacttaacaataaaacaacgGTGCGTAGGAAACGTAAGATGGTATTCCTGTACATTCTGCCATAAAGAGTTCAAGAAACCGTCAGATCTGATTCGCCATTTGCGAGTGCACACGCAAGAGAAACCATTCAAG TGTACGCACTGTTATCGTTCCTTCGCTTTGAAGTCCACCATGACAGCACACGAACGTACCCATACCAACATTACAAAGTACTCCTGTGGTTCTTGCGATGAGACATTCACCTGTCATGGAAGCTTGGTCGCTCATACAAG GTTACACGAGAACTCCAGCGAATGTTTTGACATATCAGCTGGCAACGATAACGCTGACATTGACACAGCAACCAACATAGGCACTCGCAACGACCAACTGAAAGTCAACGGGAAAAGTAAGAAGGTGCCCTCGAAATCAGAGAGCTTAGCGTCGCAAGTGGTGTTGCAGGAGCCGTTGGTGATCAGTGATTCTGGAAACAAAATATGCGTCGTCCAGATACCTTCCAAGAAGCGAGTGTACGACGCGACCGTTGACCCAGCTAGACCACACAAATGTTGGGTGTGTCAAGCGGCGTTTAGGAAAATCAGTCACTTGAAGCAACACCATCGTCGACACACTGGGGAACGTCCGTACAGGTGTACCAAGTGCGACAG GAGATTCACGTCGAACAGTGTTCTGAAGTCGCATTTGCACACGCACGAGGATTCCAGGCCGTACGGGTGTTCCATTTGCACCGCGAAATTTTCTACTCAGAGCAGCATGAAGAGACACTTGGTTACTCACAGTAACAAAAGGCCATTCATGTGTCCATACTGTCACAAGACGTTCAAGACTTACGTGAACTGCCGTAAACACATGAAAATACATAAGCATGAATTGGCAGAACGG CAACTGGAACAACAGAAATTAATATCGCAAGTACAAGCAACGAACGACTTGAACTCGAAAGAAAACTGTGGACAAGGAACAAGCACCGAACTGTCCTGTTGCGCTGCATCCATTTTTTCTCCTAACGCTGATGACGCCGCTCTCAGCGTGGCTACCGATGAAACTGGCGCTGGTAATATCGTCGCAGCATCTTCCACGTTCACCGACAATCTTGCACTCTCCCGCCTTGATCCGGTGGAAATGTCTTTTCAAGAACGAATGGCGTCTAACTACTCGCAGACTTTCTCGAACCAGCTTCAAACCATAaccgaggagaaagagaaaatgagACCACTGTTGTCGACGAATTGCTCTTCGACGACTATCAACC AAAGTGTGACAGAAATAACGGTAACGAATCTAGAAAATTCACAAATGCTGCATATTGATGAAAGTGGCTCTGTCACGTTGCCAGTGTACTCAACCGATCAAGCTCTCACACCG GAGAGCATACAAGAAATAGAAGACACACTGAACCAGCAGCTCTTCAACATTGGAATGAACCTCAATTTGGGAAGCGACCATTCGAAGCAGACGTGCAGCGCCAGTGAGTTGCAGAATGTGAAGATACAGCATCAGCAACCTGCGTTGAACGTTATATATACGAGTAACAATAACtccagcaacagcaacaacgcAGAGCAGTGCGGTGAACAAGTGTTCGCGTCGCAGCTGGATTCATTCGAGATGGATCACATCACTTTGCAA CCGGAAACTGAAATAGCACTGGACAATATTGGCCTGGACACAAACAGTTCAACGAGCATGGCAAGCATACTGCCACAAAATGTGAAAGAGGAGCGTCAGCTCGCCGTTTCTGTCGCGTCGCCAGAGAACTTGAGCAGCAGTCGCCAAGCAAGTAGGTACATGCAGACTGTAGTGTTAATTTCCGAGGAGAATCTTAGAGAAAAAGGAATCGGAGCGAGCTACAACGAACTGGAGGTGCACGAGCCAGAGAAGAACAGCGACCGGAGACAGTGCGTCGCTAATGATCCAACCTTGTTAAC AGAAGAGTTTCGACGAAGAACGAAGGTGTCGAAGCCACAGAtatcgttgtcgtcgtcgtcctcctcgtccTCGACGTCGTCGTCACCTTTGATCCTGAATAATCAACGCGTCGAAATCGATGCAGGCCAGTCGTGTCGGGAGGAATCCTTGCTACAGTGTCATATGTGTAGCCAACAAGGATTCACAGCAACAAAATTGAAG GAACACTTGAAAGTCCACCGTGGGAAAAAGGAGTACCAGTGCACGGAGTGTTCTTCAAGATTCTATACAAATGGAGGATTGAATAGACATTCGAAGACACACACGAATAAACA ACACTGGAAGTGTTCGCTGTGTGACAAGTATTTTGATAATAGAATGCAACTGCGGTCGCACAACAAAGTTCATGAGAACTTCTCGTGGAATGCTACGCCTTCGaagataaacaataataaagatattcCGACCTTGTCGGAGATACGAGTGGCGATAGTTAACGAGTCGTTGAACGATATAGTAGTGGAGGATTCTGATTCGGCTGTGTCGGAAAGAGTTCTACTGGACACGGTTGCGGAGAGGAAGGTGATGGACCGAGTTGGA TGCGTAACGACGGAGAAGAAGGAACAAAAGGAGTATacgaataaatgtaaatactgtCCAAAGACGTTTCGCAAGCCAAGTGATCTAATCAGGCACATACGTACACACACAGGGGAACGGCCGTACAAATGCGACTACTGTAACAAATGTTTCGCCGTGAAGTGTACCTTAGACTCCCACACTAAAGTTCACACGGGCAAAAAGACGTTTCGCTGTCACGTGTGCAGCAGTTTGTTCGCCACGAAAGGCAGCCTGAAAGTCCACATGCGTCTACACACAG GTTCAAAACCGTTCAAATGCCCCATCTGCGACTCAAGATTCCGCACATCGGGTCACAGGAAGGTGCACTTACTGAAGCACGCGCGGGAGCACAAAGGTAACTTGAAGAGGAAACAAAAGCACCTGAAAGTCGCTGCAGTAGCAGAGGTCGCGGCTGACATTGGAAAATCCGACgcaaaagagaaagaaacttatgaagaggaggaagaagcaACAGAACAGGAACAAGATAACCATTACGAGCAGGTCCCTCAAGTAACCGAACCGGAGTACTCCCATTTGCAGGCGATCAGCGTCGAAACAACTGCCTCGTGCTTAGCAGACCAAATCACTTTTGAACCCGAGGGGTCCGTTCCAAACAACAGCTCAATCCTGTCCGTGAACGAAGGTAATCAGCTGGTTGCCAACTTGCACTTCTTCCTGGCGAACGGTTTGGTCACCATTCAGACAGAGGAATCTCTGTTGCCGCAAGCGGCGTCGGCTGCTAACGCGTTGCATCACTCGACTGTCGTCGCCGACCCCATGTGCGCATCTGTGATAAGCATCACGCCGGAGGCCAGCGGCAATCAAGACGTAACTAAGGAGACCGTCCGCATAGAGGACACGTTGAAACTGTCGTCTCCGTATCAGTTGCAATCGAGTAACTGTCTGTTGACCGACGTCGCGACTCCGACGCAAATGGAACCGTTCCCCAGGCTCGCGGTCGAGAAATGTCTACCGGCCTCAGAGAAGACGCCCGTTAAGGGAAGCTCGTCGAAGAAGGAGTGCGACGTCTGTGGGAAGACGTTCACGAAACCGTGTCAGGTGGAGAGACACAAACGGATCCACACCGGCGAGCGACCGTACAAATGCGACTTGTGCGTCAAGTCGTTCGCTCAGAAATCGACCCTGCAGATGCACCAGAAACACCACACGGGGGACCGGCCGTACCCCTGCCCCTACTGCGAGTACTCCTTCACGCAGAAGGGCAACCTCCGGACGCACATGAGTCGCGTCCACCGGCTGGACACCGTCGACTCCAGGAAAATGAAGTACAACCGTCAATCGTCGCACTGCAAGTCCCCTCAAGCCAACCTGGCCGACGCCAAAAGTCTGAACTTAGATGATATACCGTTTATCGAATTTCTTAAATAA
- the LOC116428332 gene encoding uncharacterized protein LOC116428332 isoform X2 yields MLTRHAIIAESNQIAAVPINVVPTEDGRTLLAVTDKEGLLEIVSSPVTLVDHSGTAASLMDVKSLNGCLILHPQSNSFQSLFQINLEDVESSELEESKQSLQIEPDVHQRTKTRLSLDTIHHFLDDESLPREKSNGIHKEKPTAVAPKISSPGRPKKNASISLKAKESLRCEICQQEFTKQALYKKHMENHAQEKPHRCPKCSASFNVPTNFTLHMATHNTGDPKCPECGKKFARMASLKSHMLLHEKEENLFCTECEDVFSTKAQLDAHQKLHGERWTTEEARKCKLCNKQFRQPALYRLHIREHYRLQTKVVKQTKRGAKHKTVYKCTICLKSFQKPSQLMRHIRVHTGEKPFKCTVCDRAFTQKSSLQIHMWQHNGIRPHACELCNARFSQKGNLNAHIMRVHNVPEGEPIYGCNYCSCVFKKLGSLNGHMKRMHAEVNEDSVTVKNYESTDTMESDIRATVDSVITQLASLESNTDEIRKPENFVGNTLLSNVPTKKDILQQALRNSGLPSKNKTVCEGPSETKKLEARTNFVTLLDRAPDSGTRKYLTIKQRCVGNVRWYSCTFCHKEFKKPSDLIRHLRVHTQEKPFKCTHCYRSFALKSTMTAHERTHTNITKYSCGSCDETFTCHGSLVAHTRLHENSSECFDISAGNDNADIDTATNIGTRNDQLKVNGKSKKVPSKSESLASQVVLQEPLVISDSGNKICVVQIPSKKRVYDATVDPARPHKCWVCQAAFRKISHLKQHHRRHTGERPYRCTKCDRRFTSNSVLKSHLHTHEDSRPYGCSICTAKFSTQSSMKRHLVTHSNKRPFMCPYCHKTFKTYVNCRKHMKIHKHELAERQLEQQKLISQVQATNDLNSKENCGQGTSTELSCCAASIFSPNADDAALSVATDETGAGNIVAASSTFTDNLALSRLDPVEMSFQERMASNYSQTFSNQLQTITEEKEKMRPLLSTNCSSTTINQSVTEITVTNLENSQMLHIDESGSVTLPVYSTDQALTPESIQEIEDTLNQQLFNIGMNLNLGSDHSKQTCSASELQNVKIQHQQPALNVIYTSNNNSSNSNNAEQCGEQVFASQLDSFEMDHITLQPETEIALDNIGLDTNSSTSMASILPQNVKEERQLAVSVASPENLSSSRQASRYMQTVVLISEENLREKGIGASYNELEVHEPEKNSDRRQCVANDPTLLTEEFRRRTKVSKPQISLSSSSSSSSTSSSPLILNNQRVEIDAGQSCREESLLQCHMCSQQGFTATKLKEHLKVHRGKKEYQCTECSSRFYTNGGLNRHSKTHTNKQHWKCSLCDKYFDNRMQLRSHNKVHENFSWNATPSKINNNKDIPTLSEIRVAIVNESLNDIVVEDSDSAVSERVLLDTVAERKVMDRVGCVTTEKKEQKEYTNKCKYCPKTFRKPSDLIRHIRTHTGERPYKCDYCNKCFAVKCTLDSHTKVHTGKKTFRCHVCSSLFATKGSLKVHMRLHTGSKPFKCPICDSRFRTSGHRKVHLLKHAREHKGNLKRKQKHLKVAAVAEVAADIGKSDAKEKETYEEEEEATEQEQDNHYEQVPQVTEPEYSHLQAISVETTASCLADQITFEPEGSVPNNSSILSVNEGNQLVANLHFFLANGLVTIQTEESLLPQAASAANALHHSTVVADPMCASVISITPEASGNQDVTKETVRIEDTLKLSSPYQLQSSNCLLTDVATPTQMEPFPRLAVEKCLPASEKTPVKGSSSKKECDVCGKTFTKPCQVERHKRIHTGERPYKCDLCVKSFAQKSTLQMHQKHHTGDRPYPCPYCEYSFTQKGNLRTHMSRVHRLDTVDSRKMKYNRQSSHCKSPQANLADAKSLNLDDIPFIEFLK; encoded by the exons ATGTTGACACGACACGCTATAATCGCAGAATCTAATCAAATCGCAGCCGTGCCAATAAATGTTGTCCCCACCGAGGACGGCCGAACGCTGTTAGCGGTGACAG ACAAGGAGGGTTTGTTGGAAATTGTCTCAAGCCCGGTTACGCTTGTCGACCACAGTGGGACAGCCGCATCATTGATGGATGTGAAGAGTCTGAATGGTTGCTTGATATTACATCCG caaAGCAATTCTTTTCAGTCcctgtttcaaataaatttagaagATGTTGAGAGTTCAGAGCTCGAAGAGTCTAAGCAAAGTCTTCAAATCGAGCCTGATGTTCATCAAAGAACCAAAACCAGATTAAGTCTGGATACGATACATCATTTCCTTGACGATGAGTCTTTGCCAAGAGAAAAAAGCAATGGAATCCATAAGGAAAAGCCGACAGCTGTGGCTCCTAAAATAAGCAGCCCTGGAAGGCCCAAGAAGAATGCGTCAATATCattaaaa GCTAAAGAAAGTTTAAGATGTGAAATATGTCAGCAAGAATTTACGAAGCAAGCACTGTATAAGAAACACATGGAAAATCATGCACAAGAGAAACCGCATCGATGTCCAAAATGTTCAGCATCTTTCAATGTACCG ACTAACTTTACGCTTCATATGGCAACTCATAATACTGGTGACCCAAAGTGTCCTGAATGTGGTAAAAAGTTTGCAAGGATGGCCAGCTTGAAGTCTCATATGCTGTTACAcgagaaagaggaaaacttaTTCTGTACAGAATGTGAAGACGTTTTCTCAACTAAA GCTCAGTTAGATGCACATCAGAAGCTTCATGGAGAAAGGTGGACAACTGAAGAGGCAAGGAAATGTAAACTCTGTAATAAACAGTTTCGGCAGCCTGCACTGTATCGACTTCACATTCGCGAGCATTATCGG TTGCAGACAAAGGTAGTAAAGCAGACAAAACGGGGAGCAAAGCATAAAACGGTGTATAAATGTACAATATGTTTAAAGTCCTTCCAAAAACCGAGCCAATTAATGCGCCACATTCGAGTGCACACCGGTGAAAAGCCTTTTAAG TGCACAGTGTGCGACCGTGCCTTCACACAAAAGAGTTCTTTACAAATTCATATGTGGCAACACAATGGTATTCGACCACACGCTTGTGAGCTTTGTAACGCCAGATTTAGTCAAAAAG GTAATTTAAATGCTCATATAATGAGAGTTCACAATGTGCCAGAAGGAGAGCCTATATACGGATGCAATTATTGCTCATGTGTCTTTAAGAAGCTTGGTAGCTTGAACGGCCATATGAAACGCATGCACGCGGAAGTGAACGAG GACAGTGTCACGGTAAAAAATTACGAATCGACGGACACCATGGAATCAGATATTCGTGCCACCGTAGACAGTGTCATAACGCAGCTGGCCTCTCTAGAATCGAACACAGACGAGATTCGAAAACCGGAAAACTTTGTAGGGAATACGTTGTTGTCAAATGTCCCAACGAAGAAAGACATTCTGCAGCAAGCTCTGAGAAACAGTGGGCTTCCTAGTAAAAACAAAACTGTTTGCGAAG GTCCGTCGGAAACGAAAAAGTTGGAAGCGCGCACAAATTTCGTTACCTTGTTGGACCGAGCACCAGACAGCGGCACCAG aaagtacttaacaataaaacaacgGTGCGTAGGAAACGTAAGATGGTATTCCTGTACATTCTGCCATAAAGAGTTCAAGAAACCGTCAGATCTGATTCGCCATTTGCGAGTGCACACGCAAGAGAAACCATTCAAG TGTACGCACTGTTATCGTTCCTTCGCTTTGAAGTCCACCATGACAGCACACGAACGTACCCATACCAACATTACAAAGTACTCCTGTGGTTCTTGCGATGAGACATTCACCTGTCATGGAAGCTTGGTCGCTCATACAAG GTTACACGAGAACTCCAGCGAATGTTTTGACATATCAGCTGGCAACGATAACGCTGACATTGACACAGCAACCAACATAGGCACTCGCAACGACCAACTGAAAGTCAACGGGAAAAGTAAGAAGGTGCCCTCGAAATCAGAGAGCTTAGCGTCGCAAGTGGTGTTGCAGGAGCCGTTGGTGATCAGTGATTCTGGAAACAAAATATGCGTCGTCCAGATACCTTCCAAGAAGCGAGTGTACGACGCGACCGTTGACCCAGCTAGACCACACAAATGTTGGGTGTGTCAAGCGGCGTTTAGGAAAATCAGTCACTTGAAGCAACACCATCGTCGACACACTGGGGAACGTCCGTACAGGTGTACCAAGTGCGACAG GAGATTCACGTCGAACAGTGTTCTGAAGTCGCATTTGCACACGCACGAGGATTCCAGGCCGTACGGGTGTTCCATTTGCACCGCGAAATTTTCTACTCAGAGCAGCATGAAGAGACACTTGGTTACTCACAGTAACAAAAGGCCATTCATGTGTCCATACTGTCACAAGACGTTCAAGACTTACGTGAACTGCCGTAAACACATGAAAATACATAAGCATGAATTGGCAGAACGG CAACTGGAACAACAGAAATTAATATCGCAAGTACAAGCAACGAACGACTTGAACTCGAAAGAAAACTGTGGACAAGGAACAAGCACCGAACTGTCCTGTTGCGCTGCATCCATTTTTTCTCCTAACGCTGATGACGCCGCTCTCAGCGTGGCTACCGATGAAACTGGCGCTGGTAATATCGTCGCAGCATCTTCCACGTTCACCGACAATCTTGCACTCTCCCGCCTTGATCCGGTGGAAATGTCTTTTCAAGAACGAATGGCGTCTAACTACTCGCAGACTTTCTCGAACCAGCTTCAAACCATAaccgaggagaaagagaaaatgagACCACTGTTGTCGACGAATTGCTCTTCGACGACTATCAACC AAAGTGTGACAGAAATAACGGTAACGAATCTAGAAAATTCACAAATGCTGCATATTGATGAAAGTGGCTCTGTCACGTTGCCAGTGTACTCAACCGATCAAGCTCTCACACCG GAGAGCATACAAGAAATAGAAGACACACTGAACCAGCAGCTCTTCAACATTGGAATGAACCTCAATTTGGGAAGCGACCATTCGAAGCAGACGTGCAGCGCCAGTGAGTTGCAGAATGTGAAGATACAGCATCAGCAACCTGCGTTGAACGTTATATATACGAGTAACAATAACtccagcaacagcaacaacgcAGAGCAGTGCGGTGAACAAGTGTTCGCGTCGCAGCTGGATTCATTCGAGATGGATCACATCACTTTGCAA CCGGAAACTGAAATAGCACTGGACAATATTGGCCTGGACACAAACAGTTCAACGAGCATGGCAAGCATACTGCCACAAAATGTGAAAGAGGAGCGTCAGCTCGCCGTTTCTGTCGCGTCGCCAGAGAACTTGAGCAGCAGTCGCCAAGCAAGTAGGTACATGCAGACTGTAGTGTTAATTTCCGAGGAGAATCTTAGAGAAAAAGGAATCGGAGCGAGCTACAACGAACTGGAGGTGCACGAGCCAGAGAAGAACAGCGACCGGAGACAGTGCGTCGCTAATGATCCAACCTTGTTAAC AGAAGAGTTTCGACGAAGAACGAAGGTGTCGAAGCCACAGAtatcgttgtcgtcgtcgtcctcctcgtccTCGACGTCGTCGTCACCTTTGATCCTGAATAATCAACGCGTCGAAATCGATGCAGGCCAGTCGTGTCGGGAGGAATCCTTGCTACAGTGTCATATGTGTAGCCAACAAGGATTCACAGCAACAAAATTGAAG GAACACTTGAAAGTCCACCGTGGGAAAAAGGAGTACCAGTGCACGGAGTGTTCTTCAAGATTCTATACAAATGGAGGATTGAATAGACATTCGAAGACACACACGAATAAACA ACACTGGAAGTGTTCGCTGTGTGACAAGTATTTTGATAATAGAATGCAACTGCGGTCGCACAACAAAGTTCATGAGAACTTCTCGTGGAATGCTACGCCTTCGaagataaacaataataaagatattcCGACCTTGTCGGAGATACGAGTGGCGATAGTTAACGAGTCGTTGAACGATATAGTAGTGGAGGATTCTGATTCGGCTGTGTCGGAAAGAGTTCTACTGGACACGGTTGCGGAGAGGAAGGTGATGGACCGAGTTGGA TGCGTAACGACGGAGAAGAAGGAACAAAAGGAGTATacgaataaatgtaaatactgtCCAAAGACGTTTCGCAAGCCAAGTGATCTAATCAGGCACATACGTACACACACAGGGGAACGGCCGTACAAATGCGACTACTGTAACAAATGTTTCGCCGTGAAGTGTACCTTAGACTCCCACACTAAAGTTCACACGGGCAAAAAGACGTTTCGCTGTCACGTGTGCAGCAGTTTGTTCGCCACGAAAGGCAGCCTGAAAGTCCACATGCGTCTACACACAG GTTCAAAACCGTTCAAATGCCCCATCTGCGACTCAAGATTCCGCACATCGGGTCACAGGAAGGTGCACTTACTGAAGCACGCGCGGGAGCACAAAGGTAACTTGAAGAGGAAACAAAAGCACCTGAAAGTCGCTGCAGTAGCAGAGGTCGCGGCTGACATTGGAAAATCCGACgcaaaagagaaagaaacttatgaagaggaggaagaagcaACAGAACAGGAACAAGATAACCATTACGAGCAGGTCCCTCAAGTAACCGAACCGGAGTACTCCCATTTGCAGGCGATCAGCGTCGAAACAACTGCCTCGTGCTTAGCAGACCAAATCACTTTTGAACCCGAGGGGTCCGTTCCAAACAACAGCTCAATCCTGTCCGTGAACGAAGGTAATCAGCTGGTTGCCAACTTGCACTTCTTCCTGGCGAACGGTTTGGTCACCATTCAGACAGAGGAATCTCTGTTGCCGCAAGCGGCGTCGGCTGCTAACGCGTTGCATCACTCGACTGTCGTCGCCGACCCCATGTGCGCATCTGTGATAAGCATCACGCCGGAGGCCAGCGGCAATCAAGACGTAACTAAGGAGACCGTCCGCATAGAGGACACGTTGAAACTGTCGTCTCCGTATCAGTTGCAATCGAGTAACTGTCTGTTGACCGACGTCGCGACTCCGACGCAAATGGAACCGTTCCCCAGGCTCGCGGTCGAGAAATGTCTACCGGCCTCAGAGAAGACGCCCGTTAAGGGAAGCTCGTCGAAGAAGGAGTGCGACGTCTGTGGGAAGACGTTCACGAAACCGTGTCAGGTGGAGAGACACAAACGGATCCACACCGGCGAGCGACCGTACAAATGCGACTTGTGCGTCAAGTCGTTCGCTCAGAAATCGACCCTGCAGATGCACCAGAAACACCACACGGGGGACCGGCCGTACCCCTGCCCCTACTGCGAGTACTCCTTCACGCAGAAGGGCAACCTCCGGACGCACATGAGTCGCGTCCACCGGCTGGACACCGTCGACTCCAGGAAAATGAAGTACAACCGTCAATCGTCGCACTGCAAGTCCCCTCAAGCCAACCTGGCCGACGCCAAAAGTCTGAACTTAGATGATATACCGTTTATCGAATTTCTTAAATAA